In Archangium violaceum, the following are encoded in one genomic region:
- a CDS encoding response regulator, whose amino-acid sequence MAPPRGPVLIVEDDPDIRESLQHFLESHGYSVRSASHGKEALELMGRSPRPTMVVLDMSLPVMDGHRLLIARKGDDTLFAIPVVILSAAMAGMSPRDRALYAASYGVASFLGKPADPRKVLEAVERHAQRAEDTSAGVPV is encoded by the coding sequence CGACCCCGACATTCGCGAGTCGCTCCAACACTTCCTGGAGTCCCATGGCTACTCCGTGCGATCAGCCAGCCATGGGAAGGAGGCGCTCGAGCTGATGGGGCGCTCGCCCCGGCCGACCATGGTGGTGCTGGACATGTCCCTGCCCGTCATGGACGGCCACCGGCTGCTCATCGCCCGGAAGGGGGATGACACCCTGTTCGCCATCCCCGTCGTCATCCTCTCGGCGGCCATGGCGGGGATGAGCCCCAGGGACCGGGCCCTGTACGCCGCCAGCTACGGGGTCGCCTCCTTCCTGGGCAAGCCGGCGGACCCCCGGAAGGTGCTGGAGGCGGTGGAGCGGCACGCCCAACGGGCCGAGGACACCAGCGCGGGTGTCCCCGTGTGA